A window of the Candidatus Amarolinea dominans genome harbors these coding sequences:
- a CDS encoding winged helix-turn-helix domain-containing protein encodes MTYLDAAYSILHAAGRPLRFEEITEAALGRKLISPQGLTPEATMASRLYIDSLQEDSRFVRASSPDGMISPAQIPGTALWIETNQSAKSVVQVIGKLLAALGHAPDQFTVNRAMPPRIESRSVSTRNAEPYLHRDR; translated from the coding sequence ATGACCTATCTCGACGCTGCGTACAGCATCCTCCATGCTGCGGGCCGGCCGCTGCGCTTTGAGGAGATCACCGAGGCCGCGCTGGGACGGAAGCTGATCTCGCCCCAGGGGCTGACGCCCGAAGCGACGATGGCCTCACGGCTGTACATTGACTCGCTGCAGGAGGATTCACGCTTCGTGCGCGCCAGCAGTCCGGACGGCATGATCTCGCCGGCGCAGATTCCAGGCACGGCGCTGTGGATCGAGACGAATCAGAGCGCGAAGTCGGTGGTGCAGGTGATCGGGAAACTACTGGCGGCGCTGGGACATGCTCCCGATCAGTTTACGGTGAACCGGGCCATGCCACCTCGAATAGAGTCCCGATCGGTTTCAACTCGAAACGCAGAGCCATATCTTCATCGGGATCGGTGA
- a CDS encoding GxxExxY protein, with amino-acid sequence MQNIMALCDEVRDIAYAIHVYHGHGHLEKVYENALAHRVRKAGHKVAQQHPIKVYDEDGTLIGDYFADLLIDDILIIELKTAKAIAPEHEAQILGYLKSSRMEHGMLINFGSYRFQIRKYIWNA; translated from the coding sequence ATGCAAAACATTATGGCTTTGTGCGATGAGGTGCGGGATATTGCTTATGCCATTCATGTCTATCACGGGCATGGGCATCTGGAGAAGGTATACGAAAACGCGTTGGCGCATCGGGTGCGCAAGGCAGGGCACAAGGTCGCACAGCAGCATCCGATTAAGGTCTACGACGAAGATGGCACGCTCATCGGCGACTATTTCGCCGACCTACTCATTGATGATATTCTCATCATCGAGCTGAAGACTGCAAAGGCAATCGCACCCGAGCACGAAGCGCAGATCCTGGGCTATCTCAAGTCGTCTCGGATGGAACACGGAATGCTGATCAACTTCGGTTCCTATCGTTTCCAGATTCGCAAGTACATTTGGAACGCGTAG